Proteins encoded by one window of Acuticoccus sp. MNP-M23:
- a CDS encoding IS3 family transposase (programmed frameshift): protein MKKSRFSEEQIIAVLKEHAAGIGVSELCRKHGISDATFYTWRKRYGGMEVSEARRLKALEDENGRLKKLLAEQMLDVATLRDAPGKKLLTPSARRGFVSWAIEKKGYSQRRACALIGMHPRTYRYRSQRPDDATVRQRLKTLANERRRFGYRRLHILLRREGIEVNHKKLFRLYREERLSVRRRGGRKRAIGTRAPMTLPRGPNQRWSLDFVSDQLSDGRRFRVLVVLDDFTRQCLTLVVDTSLSGARVARELDRLIVSRGKPLTIVSDNGTELTSHAILEWQEDRRVNWHYIAPGKPMQNGFVESLNGRFRDECLNEHLFRSLPGARRIIEEWRTDYNHDRPHTSLGGLTPNEFATRSRWDHNTNRVQL, encoded by the exons ATGAAGAAGAGCCGCTTCAGCGAAGAGCAGATCATCGCGGTCCTGAAGGAGCATGCCGCGGGGATCGGTGTGTCGGAGCTGTGCCGCAAGCACGGGATCAGCGACGCGACGTTCTACACGTGGCGCAAGCGCTACGGCGGAATGGAAGTGTCTGAAGCCAGGCGGCTGAAGGCGCTGGAAGATGAGAACGGCCGCCTGAAGAAGCTTCTCGCCGAACAGATGCTCGATGTGGCGACGCTGCGGGACGCTC CTGGGAAAAAACTTCTGACGCCCAGCGCACGGAGAGGCTTCGTGAGTTGGGCGATTGAAAAGAAGGGGTATTCCCAGCGGCGCGCCTGTGCCCTGATCGGGATGCATCCAAGGACTTACCGCTACCGGTCGCAGCGGCCGGACGATGCGACGGTGCGCCAACGCCTGAAAACGCTGGCGAACGAACGGCGCCGGTTCGGCTATCGGCGGCTGCATATCCTTTTGCGGCGCGAGGGTATCGAGGTGAACCACAAGAAGCTGTTCCGCCTATACCGCGAGGAGAGGCTGAGTGTACGACGGCGCGGCGGCCGAAAACGTGCCATCGGAACGCGGGCGCCAATGACCTTGCCGCGAGGACCAAACCAGCGCTGGAGCCTCGACTTTGTCTCCGACCAGCTCAGCGACGGGCGCCGCTTCCGTGTGCTGGTGGTGCTCGACGACTTCACCCGCCAGTGCCTGACGCTCGTTGTCGACACATCACTGTCGGGGGCTCGCGTGGCACGGGAACTCGACCGCCTGATCGTCAGTCGCGGCAAGCCGCTCACGATCGTCAGCGACAACGGCACCGAGCTGACCTCCCATGCCATCCTCGAATGGCAGGAGGACCGCCGCGTCAATTGGCACTACATCGCGCCCGGCAAGCCGATGCAGAACGGCTTCGTAGAGAGCCTGAACGGTCGCTTCCGCGATGAGTGCCTCAACGAGCATCTCTTCCGCAGCCTTCCGGGCGCTCGCCGCATCATTGAGGAATGGCGCACCGACTACAACCACGACAGGCCGCACACCAGCCTGGGCGGCCTCACCCCGAACGAGTTTGCAACCCGGTCCCGATGGGACCACAACACGAACAGAGTCCAGCTATGA
- a CDS encoding MFS transporter — MSGDTSGATSIGLVVLAQAGSLALLVVAAMCVGLGSAIFHPDSSRIARAASGGRYGFSQSVFQVGGNAGTAIGPLLAAFVVLPFGQGSVVWFGALALCAMLVLWQVGSWAKARHLAAGRPARLVPPPISRSAVFVLMILGMLTFSKFIYITSLTSFYTFYLIEAFGVSVQSSQLLLFVFLGAAAIGTFAGGPLGDRYGRRTIIIVSILGVLPFTLALPHMNLFWTAALSFLIGLINASAFSAILVYAQSVLPGRVGMVSGLFFGFAFGIAGLGAAALGVLADAMGIGFVFDVCAVLPVIGVLAFFLPPERTEA; from the coding sequence ATGAGCGGGGACACTTCTGGGGCAACGTCAATCGGCCTTGTGGTGCTTGCCCAGGCCGGAAGCCTGGCGCTGCTGGTGGTCGCGGCCATGTGCGTCGGCCTCGGGTCGGCGATCTTCCACCCTGATTCCTCGCGCATTGCACGGGCAGCATCGGGAGGACGCTACGGTTTCAGCCAGTCGGTCTTTCAGGTGGGGGGCAATGCGGGCACCGCCATCGGGCCGCTGCTGGCCGCGTTCGTTGTGCTGCCATTCGGGCAGGGGAGCGTGGTGTGGTTCGGCGCGCTGGCGCTTTGCGCCATGCTTGTGCTGTGGCAGGTCGGCAGCTGGGCAAAGGCGCGGCATCTGGCGGCCGGGCGGCCGGCGCGTCTGGTCCCGCCGCCGATCAGCCGCTCCGCCGTGTTCGTCCTGATGATCCTCGGGATGCTGACCTTCTCCAAGTTTATCTACATCACCAGCCTGACGAGCTTTTACACCTTCTACCTGATCGAGGCATTCGGCGTGTCCGTGCAGAGCTCGCAGCTGCTCCTGTTTGTCTTCCTGGGCGCGGCCGCAATCGGCACCTTTGCCGGTGGCCCTCTTGGCGACCGCTACGGGCGGCGCACCATCATCATCGTTTCAATTCTGGGTGTCCTGCCGTTCACTCTGGCGTTGCCGCACATGAACCTGTTCTGGACCGCAGCGCTCAGCTTTCTCATCGGGCTGATCAACGCGTCGGCGTTCTCGGCCATTCTGGTCTATGCGCAAAGTGTCCTGCCCGGACGGGTGGGGATGGTCTCGGGGCTGTTCTTCGGCTTTGCGTTCGGCATTGCGGGCCTCGGCGCCGCAGCCCTCGGCGTCCTTGCCGACGCGATGGGCATCGGCTTCGTGTTCGACGTGTGCGCGGTGCTCCCCGTTATCGGCGTTCTGGCATTCTTTCTGCCGCCGGAGCGCACCGAGGCCTGA